AATGATGGCGAGGagcaccaccaccacccagTTAGTCACGCAGAACATCAGCCGATACCACAGAGGCTTCAGCCTGAGGACAGAGAGAGGCTTAACTAATCACACAAAGACTCAcatgttatatacagtatatatataaatgtctcTCTATGCAGACCATACTTTTCATTATAAAGGTTACAACTGAACTGTAGAAGGTTTTGgcttgaaattatatttttaacacttaatattttttttaacttcaacaAGAGCGTTTAAACACTTTGGTTTCACATTGTGCTCAGAAAGGTTTTACAAACAGAGCAGACATCATAGGAGGATGAAAAACAACAGTTATAGTGAAGAGTTTGGTATTACTGCTATTCAATAAATGTCTCTCTATGCAGACGATGCTCTTCTTTATCAAACAGAGCTATTTAATGTATCACATTGGGTTTTCTTGGTTTCCTTTGGCATATGCTTTTGAGTGAGTTTTgtaaaagcttcttttttaagttGGCTCCATTTGATCAGAACATCCCTAGTTATGCAAGTTAGTTATGCTCTAAGCTCCACCTCCTGCTGGTTGTTTACCTGAGGAACAGGTGTGGGTGTACGACAGCGAGGTATCGCTCCAGGCAGATGCAGCTCTGGAAAAGCGGGCGAGCGATGAACATGAGCCGTAAGAAGAGCTGCAGGAGGAGCAGCTCCTGGCTCACGTTCCTCCCCAGGGTGAAGTGAAGAACCAGGTGGAGCGATGGCAAGCTGAACAGAACTTCAGACAAGGAGAGGTTCAGGGCAAAGATCTCAGACACCGCCACCCCACTCGCCCTGCCCACGATCAGCCATATCACATAGACATTGGTGGGCAGAGCCACCAACAGGTTACAAGCCAACAAGGTGATGAAGCCAGGAGTCAGCTGAAAAAAGAGGAGTGAAGATGTGACGTTGGCTTCCTGTGAACTCATCGTCAGAGTGAAGCTCCGCCCAAATCTGCAGCAAACCAAAGAAGGACAGCCGTCAACCTCCAAACCATGACAGGCAATCTTAACTTCCTCAACTTTCAAACCATCTCTGGTTTCTAAAGAGTGAAACACATGTAGAGGCCTCCACAAGtagcattattttttaaaaactaaagctTCTTAAGATAAAGTGTAGGCCACACAGATCACAAttttacaatttacaatttcatttagtaAACACTTTTAGCCACTCCCTCCACCCCAGATCACATCCAGGATTTGtgagaacatcacacatttacacactagtATTGCCTgtaaatggaataaaaatgtTATCCACCTGAAAAGGTGGCCAATTACTTGCCtgataaaaagtttatttactTCCACCTGTGGGTAAAACCCTCCACTTCCTTTCAGTTAGAAACAGAGATTTGGTTTCTGAGCATCACTACAATCAGCTGCTGTTTTTCCTGCATCTCCAGTTAGTCATTTTAGCTTCTCTTTTGGCCAAATGTTTCACTGCCTGCCTCATTTGGAAACTGACCCACCTGTGGATTTGCATGGCAAACACCAAACACTAATGTGAACATATGAGGCATTCAAACGCCGCTTGCGAGGAAGCAAAATTGCGGTTTCAGTTAGAAATTTTTGCTTCTCATTTTCCTCATTTATCAGAGATTTTACAAACATCTGGAAAATGTTGAGCACGACGAGAAAACTCATAGTGAAGAGTTTAGGTTTACCGATGTTCAGGAACTTTCTCTTTATGCAGACGATACTCTTCTTTATGCATCAAATTGGGTTTTCCATTTTGGCTGGAAATGTAACGAGGAAAGACTCACAACCAGAAGAGAAAAATGTTTAGCACAAATTAgttaaaaactagaaaatgttaagaaaaaaacaggtagaaaaatataaaacaacagaGTGAAAACTTCAGCTTTACTGATGTTCAATAAATGCCTCTCTATACAGACGAGGTTAAAAACTGAGCTGTAGACATTTATAGCAAGAGCGTTTAACCACTttggttttacagtttttacaggttttacAAACAGAGCAGACAAACGTTTAGAATAAGTGGTTTAAAAGGTAGAAAACATGGTTGAAAGTTTAACGTaagaggatgaaaagaaaaCTCATAGTGAAGAGTTTAGCTTTACTGATATTCAAAAAATGTCtctctatgcagatgatactcttctttaaaaaaaggttaaaaactgAGCCGTTGAAAGCATAGAAAGGTTTTCTTTGTTGTATTATAGCttagaaaaaacattaacactCAACAAATCAACAccaacttttaaacttttaaagagttttgttttttgtttttgtttttaaaagcttgTCCAAAGACCTAAGATCATTTTTACCTCCGGTCCTCTCTAGCATCGACTCTCGCGGTGAACAGCCTCACGTTGCATTTCCCTCTGACCGCTTTGAAAACGACGATCCAACCCACTCTGTTTGCATGTGGACATTTCTGTCCAATCAGACGTGAGAAGATTTTCCATTTGGTTTGaatgtgaaaacatttaaaagttacGAGTTCTGtggccataaaaaaaaaaaactctgttcACCTGTACAGTCTGCTCTATCTGACCTGCTTTTAAAGCTCATCTGTAAACattctaataaataataaactagCTAAAACAAGCATGGAGCTCTAAAACATGATGGAACTCCCACCATGCTGCACACTAGAGAAGTTCAACATGGTATAACTGTATTTAACATATAAAgatattttgcttagaaaagtATAAAGAAAAGAGAGCCAATGAGGACTCACCTGGTCAGTGGGCTTATGGGATATTAGGTCCAGTCATGTGTGATTAAAAACGCTTTGCCGTCTCCCGACTCTGTTCATTCAAAACACGACATGATGTTAAGTCCAGGGAAGCCACGTCGTAGAGAAGATGAGGAAAATGAGCGAGTGAGCAGAAAGGCTAATATGACGAGGATTTCTTTATTCCTCTGACAGGTGATAGATAACAAATAACTACTAGTAAAACTAACTAATATCAGTAATTATGTTTTCATGAATAGTTGgaagtaataataattgtaataagtAAGAGGTATGATTAATTAGGGGATTTTGTGGTAAAAATGAGGATCTTTCACTGTCTGCGGTTTAGACGTAAGAGTCAAATCTAGAAATGTGACTCTAGATAAGACACACACAAAGTTAGCACCATTAGCTCAGAGTGAATGCTTTGCATAATGAGAATCCTAAAAACCACCGCCTGGTTTGCATGGATTGGAAAGTTTGGCGTGAGGAACGGGAGCAGATGGAAAAAAGACAGAGTGGaaacgctgtgtgtgtgtgtgtgtgtgtgtgtgtacagctgTGCTCCAGGTGTGCAGCAGGATGCCAACATCAGGGAGCTGATCAGCATTACTTCAGATAATAACTGCAGAAAGTGGTTCCTTTGAACAAGTGGGGAATCTGAACCGCCCAGTTTGGGTCTAAACCCAGTCCTAAACCAGTCCAATACCTTGTGCCACACAAAAAACGCAGATCGCAGGTTAAAAAATGGAGCTTTTCAAACGTCTTTCATTGcccaaataacaaataataacaaCTAAATATTCATGCATTTATTACCGATACAATAAAATAGATCCAACCGTCATAAAGTGTTTCACGTCCCTTAAAACTTACCTTTGGTCCTTTTTGCTCTTTTGGTCCCTTTTGACTCACGTTCAGCTCCTTGTGAAGCTCGTCTGTTCCTATTTGACTCTTTGGCTCCTCTTGGTCCTCATTGGTTGTTGTTTGGCCTTAAGTCCTTGTTTGACTCAGTTTGACTCTCATTGGGTTCCTTTATTGGCGCCTTTTAACCTTTTCCACATTTGTCCATTGTTGGGTTCATTTTAGTCCTGTCTTGGTTCCTTTACCCTCATTTGGATTATTTTGGCCCTCATttgattccccccccccccacttttTAGCTCATTGtctgttttgttctttgtttggttCTGGTCAGGCTCATTTGGTCCATTGTTTGGTTCATTTTAGACCTCTCTTGGTTTCCTGTTCCTCATTTTGGGCCTTTTTTTGGCTTTCTTTTAACCCTCACTTGTCTTTCTTTTTGGCTCTTTGTTAGCCctctttctcttgttttgttctttggcCTCATTTGGTTCTCGTCTGGTTCATTTCAGTTCTTTTGACTCTCATTCAGCTCGTTGAGACTCCTTTTGGCCATAGTTTGGTTCTATTTTGGCTTCTTTTATCCCCTTTTGATGTTGTTTGGCTCCTGTTGAACCCTGATGGGATCATTTTGGTCCTTATTTGCCCTTTCTTGCTCCTCGGCCGTGGTTTGGCCTCCAGTGACCTTTATCTGACCCTGGTCTGCTCTCACGTCAGCATCCCACTGACTTCCATGCGCACAGTAGGCCAGACGTGCACTTGTGGGTGGAACCGTACGGAGGCCATATGAtgagaaagaggaggagcctAACCAATGGTGATAAACAACTAAAGGAGGCTTTTTATGAAGCCTTGGACTTAGAACTTTAAACCTCTGCAAAACaagggggcggagtcagagCCAGGTCAAACGTCTTCACATCCCATGCCTGCATTCAGAACAGTCACAGACgtacaataacacacacacacacacacacacacacacacgtggctCTGATGAGCTCATCACACCTGCTTCTGTTAGCCACTGACCAATCAGGGCTCAGCGTGTCGTGGTGTGTGCGTCTCACAAAACAAGTCGTATTTCTAAAAATAAGATCtgcagacacacaaaaaaacccaaacacacacacacgctttcaTCAGCAGCTAATAACAGAAAACCACAGCAGAacttaaactgtgtgtgtgtcatgtttgtgtgtgtgtgcgtatctCAAAGTGTGGAAGTGTGTGCTTGTAATTTACGTGTTTTGTTgtgtcattaagtgtgtttGAGAGGATCCATGTGTGCTTGCatcgtgttgttgttgttgttgttgtttttttgtttttgttttgtttttgttttttttttgtttttgtttttgttgtttgttgttgtgttgttgttgttgttgttgttgtttgttgttgttgttttgttgttgttgttgttgttgttgttgttagccACTGCTTCATCAAACCGCTCTACAAATGAACGCCTTCTATCTCCGTCCTGCTTTATGCGTCTGAAACTCTTCCTGATTGTTCTGCAACTGTTTATCTTCATCACTGTTGACGTCTAATTGGACGTCCCCATGGGAAAGTATGCAGacacattttgatttgattACGGATCACAAGCCGAGCGACGCTCCGCCGCATTCCTGCAGCCACTGACGAGGAAAAGAAAGGGAGGAAAACAGGAGGAAAGAAGAGGAAAActaatggaaaaataaagaaaattaaaagaaaactaaagacAAATAAAGTAAGCTAAAGGGAACTACTGGATGAAATACAAGggcacaaagagagagagaggaaaaagtaTATTAGAAAgtgaaagaaaactaaaatttagtataaatatatactgaaagtgcaaatcaaaggaaaatctatggacatttcaaagaaaaaaaaggaaatgtggGAACACAAAGAGAACTATGGAAAGAATTAAATTACTGCCCCCTATTGACAGAAATGTGTCATTACACCACATGACACAAAAATCAATTGGtacaaaaaatatgttaatccaaaaacacacacagttaatgtCAAAGACTAATTCATCGAACTAACAGAGGAGCAGTTacttgaaaaatggggcccccaggGTCCCCTATGACACAtccggggtaatgggccccaattaggtatgtgccaatgatgcagtaccaccaaccgtcgtaatatttgactcgtaaataaatgagaaatcgactttcgtttttttttccttttggggccccaattcaaaaatcgggctccgagagTCGATgagtacacatccatagattatagctaccaaatttcagcccaatctgTTTACAAATTTAACTAgtgtgaagaagagaagaagaagaagaagaagaagaagaagaagtagaagaagaagaagaagaagaagaagaagaagaagaagaagaagaagaataattaaaaggagaaaaaacttGAATGTTGTCAACTAATTAACAATTCATAATCCAGGACATAAAAACCAATAATAATCTAATCTTGTTGACTAAATCGTTTCACCtgctcaacaaaaacaaagagcaaCAGGAAGTGACCTCAGACAAATTGGGACTgaccacacaaacacagaggggtcttttctgctgagtcagcattttctgggataaatgaaaaataaagtaacatTTCACATGATCTGTTTTTCAATCACTCTTTTCTGCACTTCATTCGCTGCTCTTGTTTTTTCTAAACTTCTCACAGAGAGCCAATCATATGGTGTTTCTCACGCTTACTGTTACACAAACACATGAAGTCtgctttatttcaaacaaacttcaggagaaacaacaaagaagtgtccgtgtgatgatgtcatcgtgTTCGTTGTCCAGGTAAAGCACAAAGATATGACTCGGCAGGAAAATCCTTGAGGCTAGAAGAAGAAAAGTGCGAGTCGCAGCAGATGTGGTGGTCAACCCAAACAAacatgtgtctgtgtctgtaaaCCATCAGCTGATGAAAAACTTCAACAATCCTTTGATCACAATCAGGTTCTTCCTCGCCAAAGATTTGATCTGTCGTCAAGACGagcgctaacgctaaccacgCCGTGAGAACTTAGTCCTTCGCCCACTTTTCCATATTTTCATCAAACTGAAGGGTCCTGTTTTTCTCTACTCGCATGGTTCTCCACTAACCCGACGGGTCCGGTTTTGATGCTGCTCACGTGGAAATGTggtctttattatttataaatgcCATAAAaggaatttgttttatttggcgATAAATGAATCAAAAGTCATCAAACGTAATCATTCTGTGTCTCGTAGCTTAAAGCAAGAATATAAGGAATACACAATAACAAGCTCATATTCTACATCAGTGGCTCtcaacctttcaaaataaaggtcccagagagcagggaccctccaaataaaggtcccagagagcgggaccctccaaaataagggttccatagagcagggaccctccaaaataaaggtctcagagagcggggaccctccaaaataaaggtctcagagagcggggaccctccaaaataaaggttccagagagcagggacccccactgtagctgaaggtggttgaacacagacatgaacattgaagaacagtcatgtggagacaggaccatctataagggggaataaaggagagatttttggggtccaatgatctaaaaagctgttaaataatgtataaatcaggctgaatgtttcactccaatagaaaacaatgggacgtttacaggcagtggggccgtgtgacatcatcaatcacatgatttaaaaatggctctaaaactgtaaagtagtcctgtttttaaaaggatattaaatgaatatggtgaataataatgtgttcagttatacatagatctactaataaagacatttattaGAGTTTAGGACacattaataaaaacagtggaggatcctttgaCTTAAACCTTTACACTGAAGGATTTTAAACATCCCTAATGTACATTCCTCCATATACAGTGGTTCACATGTGGAGCTGATAAAACATGATTCTGACATGGGTTTGATTGGATCACCTTTAGTTTCT
The DNA window shown above is from Gouania willdenowi unplaced genomic scaffold, fGouWil2.1 scaffold_173_arrow_ctg1, whole genome shotgun sequence and carries:
- the LOC114458732 gene encoding G-protein coupled receptor 183-like, whose translation is MSSQEANVTSSLLFFQLTPGFITLLACNLLVALPTNVYVIWLIVGRASGVAVSEIFALNLSLSEVLFSLPSLHLVLHFTLGRNVSQELLLLQLFLRLMFIARPLFQSCICLERYLAVVHPHLFLRLKPLWYRLMFCVTNWVVVVLLAIIPTFMFTVHQSAVLLICCSFFFLVLMTYCGMHVLCTLTRPPPGHGDCGLSSAKRSAFNVIVVTLTFTSVTQIVQVILLGPAILRTQGCISMWVTSITLTFSIVGGLITPLLFLQRAGKLSCFKLGVPFTG